In a genomic window of Amblyomma americanum isolate KBUSLIRL-KWMA chromosome 4, ASM5285725v1, whole genome shotgun sequence:
- the LOC144128823 gene encoding sodium channel and clathrin linker 1-like isoform X1: MSTRQRYRNVSLRTYEPFLKEYDTLLRYILTEVQHLQKEIVALKKASLILVASNRCLHRDLRRQVEVNLSSDPSCNSKLIRDLQSHLDAVSEEKNVTSKMLQTALQEIDHLENQLEEKKDYVDKETFLQSVKKVKVEYENKHAEIDHELDRTRSELFEAQKSLHDAELRLARYSEPVYVIQSNLQEKEKKLDEALQCLQQTQEKLIVTQEERTDAITRLAAVEAQLNKFNKEHANQLQELKACQKRSQALQDQLSSTLEHAQEGVTVAEQALLEKQEAQLKCELLQKEIMELRTALESVVEEAGHHTASEVEKFREMGNQHIRELIKKIGQLQQALQQQQSLAAQLSEENSRLGDELNRLQRIQADLRVNRDPAFQALSQTLMQAERMCQKHRLSAESLRDELVQQEKQSAFKIRQGELENQRLHGLLQEVEKRADQLELLKIASEDQMAELRQKVRTLEGECTALKRRHQIEQVTTLTETLSQEKLLYNAKLQQVEDAFEKKLMNTQALLQAQQALTQKWKTEASKIASEFETELLAAHKKICTLKKTNVYLQKKAVRATKETNKAAQEHPALSA; the protein is encoded by the exons ATGAGTACACGCCAACGTTACAGGAATGTGTCCCTCAG GACGTACGAACCGTTCCTAAAAGAATACGATACGTTACTGCGCTACATACTTACTGAAGTTCAGCACCTTCAG AAAGAAATAGTAGCGCTTAAGAAAGCATCTCTCATCCTCGTTGCAAGTAACCGCTG CCTCCATCGAGATTTGAGGCGCCAAGTGGAGGTGAATTTATCATCCGATCCGTCGTGTAACAGTAAACTCATTAGGGACCTTCAGTCCCACCTGGACGCAGTTTCAGAA GAAAAAAATGTCACATCCAAGATGCTCCAGACAGCACTGCAGGAGATTGACCATCTTGAAAATCAGCTGGAG GAGAAAAAGGACTATGTTGATAAAGAAACGTTTCTCCAAAGCGTGAAAAAG GTCAAAGTTGAGTATGAAAACAAGCATGCTGAAATTGACCATGAACTAGACAGAACAAGAAGTGAGCTCTTTGAGGCTCAGAAAAGCCTTCATGATGCGGAGCTACGCCTTGCACGCTACAGTGAACCTGTATATGTCATTCAAAGCAACCTTCAGGAGAAG gaaaaaaaacttGATGAGGCTCTGCAGTGCCTACAGCAAACTCAAGAGAAACTCATTGTGACACAAGAAGAGCGGACAGATGCCATTACGAG GCTCGCAGCAGTTGAGGCTCAACTCAATAAATTTAATAAGGAACATGCTAACCAGCTCCAAGAGTTGAAGGCCTGCCAGAAGCGAAG CCAGGCACTGCAAGACCAGCTCAGCTCTACTCTGGAGCACGCTCAAGAGGGTGTCACTGTTGCAGAACAGGCACTTCTTGAAAAGCAAGAAGCGCAGCTAAAGTGTGAACTgcttcaaaaagaaataatggagtTACGAACAGCACTTGAATCTGTGGTGGAGGAAGCTGGTCATCATACTGCTAGCGAG GTTGAAAAGTTTCGTGAAATGGGCAACCAACATATAAGGGAGCTCATCAAGAAAATTGGGCAGCTGCAACAG GCTCTGCAGCAACAGCAATCACTAGCAGCTCAGCTGTCCGAGGAAAACAGCAGGCTAGGAGACGAACTGAACAGGCTCCAGAGGATTCAAGCTGACCTGCGGGTGAATCGTGACCCCGCCTTCCAGGCGCTCAGCCAGACGTTGATGCAGGCTGAGAGGATGTGTCAGAAGCACAGACTTTCTGCTGAATCACTACGAGACGAGTTGGTGCAACAAGAAAAGCA AAGTGCATTCAAGATAAGGCAGGGAGAGCTGGAGAACCAAAGACTTCACGGGTTACTTCAGGAAGTGGAGAAGCGTGCCGACCAGCTGGAGTTGTTAAAGATTGCAAGCGAAGATCAAATGGCTGAGCTCCGCCAGAAAGTGCGCACGCTCGAAGGAGAGTGCACTGCTTTGAAAAGAAGACATCAAATTGAG CAGGTGACCACTTTAACAGAGACACTAAGTCAAGAGAAGCTGCTGTACAATGCAAAGTTGCAGCAGGTAGAAGATGCTTTTGAGAAGAAACTTATGAATACACAAGCACTGTTACAAGCACAACAAGCCTTGACACAAAA GTGGAAGACGGAGGCATCCAAAATAGCTTCCGAATTTGAAACCGAGCTACTGGCTGCCCACAAAAAAATATGTACATTGAAAAAAACGAACGTTTATTTGCAAAAGAAAGCAGTGCGTGCTACAAAAGAAACAAATAAG GCAGCACAAGAACACCCTGCGTTATCAGCATAG
- the LOC144128823 gene encoding uncharacterized protein LOC144128823 isoform X3, translating to MLQTALQEIDHLENQLEEKKDYVDKETFLQSVKKVKVEYENKHAEIDHELDRTRSELFEAQKSLHDAELRLARYSEPVYVIQSNLQEKEKKLDEALQCLQQTQEKLIVTQEERTDAITRLAAVEAQLNKFNKEHANQLQELKACQKRSQALQDQLSSTLEHAQEGVTVAEQALLEKQEAQLKCELLQKEIMELRTALESVVEEAGHHTASEVEKFREMGNQHIRELIKKIGQLQQALQQQQSLAAQLSEENSRLGDELNRLQRIQADLRVNRDPAFQALSQTLMQAERMCQKHRLSAESLRDELVQQEKQSAFKIRQGELENQRLHGLLQEVEKRADQLELLKIASEDQMAELRQKVRTLEGECTALKRRHQIEQVTTLTETLSQEKLLYNAKLQQVEDAFEKKLMNTQALLQAQQALTQKWKTEASKIASEFETELLAAHKKICTLKKTNVYLQKKAVRATKETNKAAQEHPALSA from the exons ATGCTCCAGACAGCACTGCAGGAGATTGACCATCTTGAAAATCAGCTGGAG GAGAAAAAGGACTATGTTGATAAAGAAACGTTTCTCCAAAGCGTGAAAAAG GTCAAAGTTGAGTATGAAAACAAGCATGCTGAAATTGACCATGAACTAGACAGAACAAGAAGTGAGCTCTTTGAGGCTCAGAAAAGCCTTCATGATGCGGAGCTACGCCTTGCACGCTACAGTGAACCTGTATATGTCATTCAAAGCAACCTTCAGGAGAAG gaaaaaaaacttGATGAGGCTCTGCAGTGCCTACAGCAAACTCAAGAGAAACTCATTGTGACACAAGAAGAGCGGACAGATGCCATTACGAG GCTCGCAGCAGTTGAGGCTCAACTCAATAAATTTAATAAGGAACATGCTAACCAGCTCCAAGAGTTGAAGGCCTGCCAGAAGCGAAG CCAGGCACTGCAAGACCAGCTCAGCTCTACTCTGGAGCACGCTCAAGAGGGTGTCACTGTTGCAGAACAGGCACTTCTTGAAAAGCAAGAAGCGCAGCTAAAGTGTGAACTgcttcaaaaagaaataatggagtTACGAACAGCACTTGAATCTGTGGTGGAGGAAGCTGGTCATCATACTGCTAGCGAG GTTGAAAAGTTTCGTGAAATGGGCAACCAACATATAAGGGAGCTCATCAAGAAAATTGGGCAGCTGCAACAG GCTCTGCAGCAACAGCAATCACTAGCAGCTCAGCTGTCCGAGGAAAACAGCAGGCTAGGAGACGAACTGAACAGGCTCCAGAGGATTCAAGCTGACCTGCGGGTGAATCGTGACCCCGCCTTCCAGGCGCTCAGCCAGACGTTGATGCAGGCTGAGAGGATGTGTCAGAAGCACAGACTTTCTGCTGAATCACTACGAGACGAGTTGGTGCAACAAGAAAAGCA AAGTGCATTCAAGATAAGGCAGGGAGAGCTGGAGAACCAAAGACTTCACGGGTTACTTCAGGAAGTGGAGAAGCGTGCCGACCAGCTGGAGTTGTTAAAGATTGCAAGCGAAGATCAAATGGCTGAGCTCCGCCAGAAAGTGCGCACGCTCGAAGGAGAGTGCACTGCTTTGAAAAGAAGACATCAAATTGAG CAGGTGACCACTTTAACAGAGACACTAAGTCAAGAGAAGCTGCTGTACAATGCAAAGTTGCAGCAGGTAGAAGATGCTTTTGAGAAGAAACTTATGAATACACAAGCACTGTTACAAGCACAACAAGCCTTGACACAAAA GTGGAAGACGGAGGCATCCAAAATAGCTTCCGAATTTGAAACCGAGCTACTGGCTGCCCACAAAAAAATATGTACATTGAAAAAAACGAACGTTTATTTGCAAAAGAAAGCAGTGCGTGCTACAAAAGAAACAAATAAG GCAGCACAAGAACACCCTGCGTTATCAGCATAG
- the LOC144128823 gene encoding sodium channel and clathrin linker 1-like isoform X2: protein MSTRQRYRNVSLRTYEPFLKEYDTLLRYILTEVQHLQKEIVALKKASLILVASNRCLHRDLRRQVEVNLSSDPSCNSKLIRDLQSHLDAVSEEKNVTSKMLQTALQEIDHLENQLEEKKDYVDKETFLQSVKKVKVEYENKHAEIDHELDRTRSELFEAQKSLHDAELRLARYSEPVYVIQSNLQEKEKKLDEALQCLQQTQEKLIVTQEERTDAITRLAAVEAQLNKFNKEHANQLQELKACQKRSQALQDQLSSTLEHAQEGVTVAEQALLEKQEAQLKCELLQKEIMELRTALESVVEEAGHHTASEVEKFREMGNQHIRELIKKIGQLQQALQQQQSLAAQLSEENSRLGDELNRLQRIQADLRVNRDPAFQALSQTLMQAERMCQKHRLSAESLRDELVQQEKQSAFKIRQGELENQRLHGLLQEVEKRADQLELLKIASEDQMAELRQKVRTLEGECTALKRRHQIEVTTLTETLSQEKLLYNAKLQQVEDAFEKKLMNTQALLQAQQALTQKWKTEASKIASEFETELLAAHKKICTLKKTNVYLQKKAVRATKETNKAAQEHPALSA from the exons ATGAGTACACGCCAACGTTACAGGAATGTGTCCCTCAG GACGTACGAACCGTTCCTAAAAGAATACGATACGTTACTGCGCTACATACTTACTGAAGTTCAGCACCTTCAG AAAGAAATAGTAGCGCTTAAGAAAGCATCTCTCATCCTCGTTGCAAGTAACCGCTG CCTCCATCGAGATTTGAGGCGCCAAGTGGAGGTGAATTTATCATCCGATCCGTCGTGTAACAGTAAACTCATTAGGGACCTTCAGTCCCACCTGGACGCAGTTTCAGAA GAAAAAAATGTCACATCCAAGATGCTCCAGACAGCACTGCAGGAGATTGACCATCTTGAAAATCAGCTGGAG GAGAAAAAGGACTATGTTGATAAAGAAACGTTTCTCCAAAGCGTGAAAAAG GTCAAAGTTGAGTATGAAAACAAGCATGCTGAAATTGACCATGAACTAGACAGAACAAGAAGTGAGCTCTTTGAGGCTCAGAAAAGCCTTCATGATGCGGAGCTACGCCTTGCACGCTACAGTGAACCTGTATATGTCATTCAAAGCAACCTTCAGGAGAAG gaaaaaaaacttGATGAGGCTCTGCAGTGCCTACAGCAAACTCAAGAGAAACTCATTGTGACACAAGAAGAGCGGACAGATGCCATTACGAG GCTCGCAGCAGTTGAGGCTCAACTCAATAAATTTAATAAGGAACATGCTAACCAGCTCCAAGAGTTGAAGGCCTGCCAGAAGCGAAG CCAGGCACTGCAAGACCAGCTCAGCTCTACTCTGGAGCACGCTCAAGAGGGTGTCACTGTTGCAGAACAGGCACTTCTTGAAAAGCAAGAAGCGCAGCTAAAGTGTGAACTgcttcaaaaagaaataatggagtTACGAACAGCACTTGAATCTGTGGTGGAGGAAGCTGGTCATCATACTGCTAGCGAG GTTGAAAAGTTTCGTGAAATGGGCAACCAACATATAAGGGAGCTCATCAAGAAAATTGGGCAGCTGCAACAG GCTCTGCAGCAACAGCAATCACTAGCAGCTCAGCTGTCCGAGGAAAACAGCAGGCTAGGAGACGAACTGAACAGGCTCCAGAGGATTCAAGCTGACCTGCGGGTGAATCGTGACCCCGCCTTCCAGGCGCTCAGCCAGACGTTGATGCAGGCTGAGAGGATGTGTCAGAAGCACAGACTTTCTGCTGAATCACTACGAGACGAGTTGGTGCAACAAGAAAAGCA AAGTGCATTCAAGATAAGGCAGGGAGAGCTGGAGAACCAAAGACTTCACGGGTTACTTCAGGAAGTGGAGAAGCGTGCCGACCAGCTGGAGTTGTTAAAGATTGCAAGCGAAGATCAAATGGCTGAGCTCCGCCAGAAAGTGCGCACGCTCGAAGGAGAGTGCACTGCTTTGAAAAGAAGACATCAAATTGAG GTGACCACTTTAACAGAGACACTAAGTCAAGAGAAGCTGCTGTACAATGCAAAGTTGCAGCAGGTAGAAGATGCTTTTGAGAAGAAACTTATGAATACACAAGCACTGTTACAAGCACAACAAGCCTTGACACAAAA GTGGAAGACGGAGGCATCCAAAATAGCTTCCGAATTTGAAACCGAGCTACTGGCTGCCCACAAAAAAATATGTACATTGAAAAAAACGAACGTTTATTTGCAAAAGAAAGCAGTGCGTGCTACAAAAGAAACAAATAAG GCAGCACAAGAACACCCTGCGTTATCAGCATAG